GGCGCTCCGGGCCGAGCAGAAGTCGCTCGGCAAGCAGGTCGCCCAGGCCAAGGGTGACGAGCGCACCGCGCTGCTGGACCGGACCAAGACCCTGGCCGCCGAGGTGAAGGCCAACGAGGCCGCCGCGAACGACGCCGCCCGCCGCTTCGACGAGCTCGCCGCCGCCCTGCCGAACCTGGTGTCCGACGAGGCCCCGGTCGGCGGCGAGGACGACTTCGTCGTGGTGGAGGAGGTCGGCAAGCCGCGGGACTTCGCCGCCGAGGGCTTCGAGCCCCGCGACCACCTGGCGCTGGGCGAGCTGCTCGGCGCGATCGACATGGAACGCGGCGCGAAGATCAGCGGATCGCGGTTCTACTTCCTCAAGGGCGCCGGGATGCTGCTCCAGCTCGGCATGCTCCAGCTGGCCGTCCAGCAGGCGGTGGAGAACGGCTTCACCCCGATGATCACGCCGACGCTGGTCAAGCCCGAGGTGATGGGCGGCACCGGCTACCTGTCGGCGCACGACGACGTCTACCGGCTCGAGGACCCCGAGCTGTACCTGACCGGTACGTCGGAAGTCGCGCTGGCCGGCTACCACATGGACGAGATCCTCGACCTGTCCAACGGCCCGGTCCGGTACGCGGGCTGGTCGTCCTGCTACCGCAAGGAAGCCGGGTCGCACGGGAAGGACACCCGCGGGATCATCCGTGTCCACCAGTTCGACAAGGTCGAGATGTTCTCCTACTGCACCCTCGAGGACGCGGCCGCGGAGCACCTGCGGCTGCTGGCCTGGGAGAAGGAGATGCTCGACAAGATGGAGCTGAGCTACCGGGTGATCGACACCGCCACCGGTGACCTGGGCATCTCGGCGTACCGGAAGTTCGACTGCGAGGCCTGGGTGCCGACGCAGGGCCGGTACCGCGAGCTGACCTCGACGTCGAACTGCACGGACTTCCAGGCCCGCCGGCTGAACATCCGGCACCGCGACGCCGACGGCAAGACGCAGCCGGTCGCGACGCTGAACGGGACACTGGCGACCACCCGCTGGATCGTCGCGATCCTCGAGACGCACCAGCTCGCCGACGGCTCGGTCCGGGTGCCGACCGCGCTGCAGCCGTACGTCGGCGGCCGCGAGGTCCTCGAGCCGGTCGCCAAATGACGGTGCTGATGCCACGCCTCCGGCGCGGCGGGTCATGGGGCTGTAACTCCCGGTCTTCCCTCGTCGCTCCGGTCGCTTCGCTCCCTGCGCTCCTCAGTCCAGACCGGGAGGCCCCATGACCGGGGGACCGCGGCCGACGGCCGTTGCCCTGGACATCGATGGCACGCTGATCGACCACGACGAAGGGATGTCGCCCGCGGTCCTCGACGCGGTCCGCCGTACCGCCGAGCAGGTGCCCGTGATCCTGGCGACCGGCCGGGCCTGGTCCACGACCAGGCCGGTGGCTGAGCGGCTCGGTCTGCGGACCGGCGGATTTGTTGTCTGCAGCAACGGTGCGCGCACGTTGCGCTACCCCGACGGCGAGGTCGTCGACGAGCGGACCTTCGACCCGTCGACGGTGATCACGTCGGTGCGCAGGTACGCGCCGAACGCGCGGATGGCGGTCGAGGACCAGGACGGCAGTTACCTGGTC
This Kribbella sp. NBC_00482 DNA region includes the following protein-coding sequences:
- the serS gene encoding serine--tRNA ligase encodes the protein MIDAKLLRETPDVVRAALTKRGESTDLVDQILVADGERRSSISAFEALRAEQKSLGKQVAQAKGDERTALLDRTKTLAAEVKANEAAANDAARRFDELAAALPNLVSDEAPVGGEDDFVVVEEVGKPRDFAAEGFEPRDHLALGELLGAIDMERGAKISGSRFYFLKGAGMLLQLGMLQLAVQQAVENGFTPMITPTLVKPEVMGGTGYLSAHDDVYRLEDPELYLTGTSEVALAGYHMDEILDLSNGPVRYAGWSSCYRKEAGSHGKDTRGIIRVHQFDKVEMFSYCTLEDAAAEHLRLLAWEKEMLDKMELSYRVIDTATGDLGISAYRKFDCEAWVPTQGRYRELTSTSNCTDFQARRLNIRHRDADGKTQPVATLNGTLATTRWIVAILETHQLADGSVRVPTALQPYVGGREVLEPVAK